A stretch of Nymphalis io chromosome 29, ilAglIoxx1.1, whole genome shotgun sequence DNA encodes these proteins:
- the LOC126779405 gene encoding uncharacterized protein LOC126779405, producing MSEPKARIEMAPNVPEHPGETTYESFRVGVRIPPFYAEKPALWFSQMEAQFALSNIKTDETKFYYVTGNLDPQYTCGVEDIITYPPTTNKYERLKSELIKRLSASKEKKLRQLLMHEELGDRKPSQFYRHLTNLAGPGVPEDFLRTIWASRLPHNMQAIIASQSKSTMDDLAELADRISDVVGPQMASTSAVTSNSSENTEIAALAKQVASLTEKIERMSRERGRSRYRNRSRHRSSSTRSKSSSHCWYHQHFGERAKKCIPPCDYRASGNAKGDQ from the coding sequence ATGAGCGAGCCTAAAGCACGCATCGAAATGGCACCGAACGTTCCGGAACATCCGGGTGAGACCACGTATGAATCATTTCGGGTTGGCGTAAGAATCCCACCATTTTACGCCGAGAAACCAGCTCTTTGGTTCTCCCAGATGGAAGCACAGTTTGCtctgtcaaatataaaaactgacgagaccaagttttattatgtaacggGGAATTTGGACCCTCAATATACTTGCGGGGTGGAGGACATAATCACCTACCCCCCAActactaataaatatgaaaggctAAAAAGCGAGTTGATAAAAAGATTATCTGCTTCCAAGGAGAAGAAATTAAGGCAGCTCCTCATGCACGAGGAATTAGGAGACAGAAAACCTTCACAGTTCTACAGGCATCTTACGAACTTAGCTGGACCTGGAGTACCAGAAGACTTCCTGCGCACTATATGGGCAAGTCGACTCCCTCATAATATGCAAGCAATTATTGCTTCGCAATCGAAAAGCACGATGGACGATCTGGCGGAATTAGCTGACCGAATTAGCGACGTGGTCGGACCTCAAATGGCGTCAACATCAGCCGTCACGAGTAATAGCAGTGAAAATACCGAAATTGCAGCCCTGGCTAAACAAGTCGCTAGTTTAACCGAAAAAATAGAAAGGATGTCGAGAGAGCGCGGACGGTCTAGATACCGGAACCGCAGTCGTCATCGCTCGAGTTCTACGCGATCAAAATCTTCATCACACTGCTGGTACCATCAACATTTCGGCGAACGTGCTAAAAAGTGTATACCGCCATGTGACTACCGAGCGTCGGGAAACGCAAAGGGCGATCAGTAA